The genomic DNA AGTGGTGCTATTTGCATAAGGGGTGGAGCATGCATTGGTCTATTTGCATAAGGGGCGGGGCCCACAGCCTCCGTATAAGGGCGGGTGGGGGATGCGGTGGTGCTATTTGCATAAGGGGTGTTGCAACGCGGTGGTGCTATTTGCATAAGGGGTGGGGCCAGCAGCCTCCGTATAAGGGTGGGTGGGGGGATGCGGTGGTGCTATTTGCATAAGGGGCGTTGCAACGTGGCGGTGCTATTTGCATAAGGGGTGTTGCAACGTGGCAGTGCTATTTGCATAAGGGGCGGGGCCAGCAGCCTCTGTATAAGGGTGGGGGGGATGCGGCGGTGCTATTTGCATAAGGGGCGTTGCAACGCGGCATTGCTATTTGCATAAGGGGCGGGGCCAGCAGCCTCTGTGTAAGGGCGGGTGGGGGGATGTGGCAGCGCTATTTGCATAAGGGGCGTTGCAACGCGGCGGTGCTATTTGCATAAGGGGCGGGGCCAGCAGCTTCTGTATAAGGGCGGGCAGGGGGATGCGGTGGTGCTATTTGCATAAGGGGCGTTGCCACGCGGCGGTGCTATTTGCATAAGGGGCGGGGAGTGTGGCACCCCAGGtgctgcatgtgcacacatgcccTCCCCTGCTTTGCATATTCATGAGAGGGGCGTGGCCCTGGCGCCTGGCTGCTCACATTTGCATGAGCCAGTGCAAAGAGGGGGGCGGAGCCGaggggagggcccaggcgtccggtctaaaccccaccctcccccccaaagaggacccaGGTATCCGGGTTCATTGGTCCATGTATATTTGGGGGTTcgggagggggctggggtcaGGGGTCACCCCTGGGTCACCATGAGGGGGGGGTCAGGGGTCACCATGGGGGAGGGGGTCCAAGGTCAACATTAGGGTCCAGGGTCAACGCTGGGAGTCAGGGGGCCCCATTGGAGTCCGGGGTCAGGCTTGGGAGGGGGCGGGGTCACCCCTGGGGTCAGAGGTCACCCCCGGGGTTAGGGGCATTGGGGCCTGGGGTCAGGAGTGGGGTCTGGGGTCACCGTGGGGGAGGGATCAGGGGTCACCgcgaaaggggggggggggttccaagGTCAACATTAGGCTTCAGAGTCAACGCGGGGAGCCGGGGATCCCTGGGCCCcgctggggggatttgggggggtccaGGGCGGCCGTCGAGGGTCCCGGCTCGTTGTCGGGGGCTCCGGGCTGGATTTCGGGGGGTccgggcgggggggtggggggccccTGGGGTCCAGCTCCCCCCGCCGCTGTTCCAGCTCCTGGGTGAGCGGGTGCCCCCGGCCCAGGCGCCCCCGGtacgctgggggggggggtcagtgccaccctgaccccccccaaaatgcccccCCCACTGCACCCAGGGGACCCCCggagaccccccccacccccatttccacccctgggacccccaagtcccccccaaaaccctcctgggaccccccccgaccccccatttccaccccgggacccccaagacccccccaaaccctcctgggacccccccagatCCCCCATTTCCACCCcgggacccccaagacccccccaaatccccttaaTACCCCTAGGGCCCCCCAAATTCCCCCAGGGGACCCCCCCAAATCCGCCCCCCCCCCTCACCTTCCAGGGTGTCCCCCAAAATAGCCAGCGCCTCCGTCTCCATCAGCTCCCGGAGGGGCTGcgggatctggggggggggggggccgttaatgggggacccccccccaaatccccccccctgcagccccccaaaatccaggggagcccgggggggggggctgggtttgggaggggtttggggggggggcttaggggaaccccccccccgggggggttgGGGTTCCCCCAGGGTTTTGGGGGGGCCCCCAGGGTTTTGGGGACCCCCagggtttggggaccccccccgCAGACTCACGGTGACTTTGAGGTTCAGGTGGTGGCGCCGGAGGTGCCGCAAAAaacgggggtcctggggggggcgAAGGGGGTCGGGACACCCCAAAATAGGGGCTGcgaccccccccaaaccctccctgccccccccccaaatctccccCTCGTCCGGGGGTGCTGCACCCCAAAACCCACCTTCACCAGCTCCtcgggggtccgggg from Apteryx mantelli isolate bAptMan1 unplaced genomic scaffold, bAptMan1.hap1 HAP1_SCAFFOLD_420, whole genome shotgun sequence includes the following:
- the CATSPERZ gene encoding cation channel sperm-associated auxiliary subunit zeta, which encodes MAEHLEGAGPARGGTPQSHRPPRTPEELVKDPRFLRHLRRHHLNLKVTIPQPLRELMETEALAILGDTLEAYRGRLGRGHPLTQELEQRRGELDPRGPPPPRPDPPKSSPEPPTTSRDPRRPPWTPPNPPSGAQGSPAPRVDSEA